Proteins encoded together in one Ictidomys tridecemlineatus isolate mIctTri1 chromosome 3, mIctTri1.hap1, whole genome shotgun sequence window:
- the Igsf10 gene encoding immunoglobulin superfamily member 10 yields the protein MRVKTICLLVTFTGVLLVTAPRSRACPRRCTCYVSTEVHCTFRYLTSIPESISPNVERINLGYNSLVRLTAMDFSGLSKLELLLLHSNGIHIIADRTFSDLQALQVLKMSYNKVRKLEKDTFHGLRSLTRLHMDHNNIEFINPEAFYGLSSLRLLQLEGNQLTKLHPDTFVSLRFLQMFKTSFLKYLYLSDNFLPSLPQEMLSYMPALESLYLHGNPWVCDCHLRWLSDWIQEKPDVIKCKKDRGTSGLQLCPACMNPQSVKGRPFALVPAATFLCVKPTINPSLQSKRPIVPEDSGSASISPRDFLAPLGSLTLNMTDQFGNKANVACSVQKPSTTRPMAFIEENNHIFLNLSLSTFLVCNLDPSDIQPVWHILALYSDAPLTLERTRLPPETPQLRYKYRQVAPKPEDIFTNVEADLRADPSWLMQNRISLQLNRTATTLGTLQIQFASEAQVTLPATAGEPGTHKWTMISRNNDTKLEHTVLVGGTIALDCPGQGEPSPHLEWLLADGSKVRAPYVSEDGRILIDKGGKLELQMADGSDSGMYHCVSTNYGDADVLSYRITVVEPRVQALPERGVRHTVFAGDTLDLPCHATGTPDASVSWVLPGSSVLHQSSGGKQILNNGTLRIPQVTPEDQGQYCCVAANPSGVDFLLYQVSVKMKSQRPSEQEGDADGSGLGEPSPSSRPQESVVGGLPPSASLGTQARRPVSRASKNDRGGFTPLLRGGSAHRGLREHRRHFPPSARRIDPRHWAALLERAKKNTVPQKRESTTAGPPTPGSRLLSSPGKEEGSSGVLPPEEESSGPTAPSAMARVEATGPGGMAPSPVANRASDTEASPMVSPPVQPENPTGFKQSTTYKTTATPEDLDPSSSSQMHGAASQNPAAVSPPMPRTTEFQESEQMGRYEHLQKAPPTTQRTVTRDALIKTLNSNNRADVVLESVNTTNGHQTPVTGASEPRSEQSYSYTLQGLSTSRLPSEPHVTADPSFQVPRSSTAGTPLPRRFGRRRKIWGRGRIISPYRTPVLRRHGYGMVGPAVRGSAEESTTTPSASELPVRCLSCPPTEALASATTATSSLGPPPSTHPNADVTMVTADGSTTLAQNPSLSENKTEVDIDKTLPTIKYVSAESSHGAPTAATTPAPTSTPLNQPLLADNSSLSVSTTSEARGQSGITPPLPGPVIKPPVPTALPTTRFSIRKIPWHQIFVNNYKQKGILKNLRTFGLQKSTATMLPRISPALPTNHIPGFPPATFSARLMQIPPVTLAATHHNTSKTPRSGHHPTGRELLFPSSHSLLPTPTPRESSTLGFQPVQTASLTGAPTAPTSVIIYKTQTTGPRSPEYPGEQEPRRNRNDPSISPGQSADLPLSATVTPVPAIAETSLEPGVSAFTPPPLEDTGGISSTTGLHSRTLPLTGVPEGPPQETTQTLRSTTASKMLVSSKSPQSTAARKISVGPSSKPPFLSSRGPLVPIPTSLPPTQTVVTDRLATPIFKMRTDTVVTLNKSLRHDADLQQLAAAVTAPPQQPDAKLVTGVAHFTNPSWGRPTLTPRPRSITIKSQDSKWTPLSWPENQFGPKLYPEIAGKGKNPVPSELPTLSLPEATSQTSNWDGQKTDKKASQKIMTFQLLPSDSLLRSMFEKPRIVGGNAASFTVPAHSDAFLPCTAVGNPPPTVHWIRVSSGLELSKRKQNSRFQVHPNGTLSIQRVSIQDRGQYLCSASNPFGTDHLHVTLSVVSYPPRILERRTEEITVYSGSTVELTCRAEGRPSPRVSWILANQSVVSESSTGNRQALVTADGALVIRKLSIYDRGFYKCVASNSAGQDSRLVRVQVIAAPPVILEQKRQVLVGRLGESLELPCTAEGTPQPLVHWVLADGTEIKPLQASSAKWFLGANGTLHISNLAPADRGTYECIATSSTGSERRVVTLRVEGQETSPRIEVASPRWTEVNLGDELLLNCSAAGEPTPKIIWRLPSRAVVDQWHRMGSRLHVYPNGSLFIGSVTEKDGGDYLCVARNGAGDDLTLMHVSLRLKPAKIHHKPHFRKQVLQGRDFQVDCKASGSPEPEISWSLPNGRKINQAVPARDSGHRARRYTLFDNGTLYFHKVGITEEGDYTCHAQNTLGKDEMRVHLTVLTAAPRIRRGYQTNVRLQAGDTAVLDCEVVGEPKPGTFWLLPSGDTISSSSGRYTVHANGSLSVSKVRSLDSGEYVCVAQNPSGHDTETYTVAVDCRPPMINDIYANKTVIKTTAVRHSKKHLHCRAEGTPPPQVMWVMPDSIVLTAPYYGSRVTVHANGTLEIRNVRLSDSAEFICVARNEGGESKLVVQLEVLEMLRRPTFRNPLNEKVVAQLGQPTALNCSVDGNPPPEIIWILPNGTQFSNGPHLSPYLVASNGSLLIHKTTRKEAGRYRCAARNQVGYIEKLIILEIGQKPVIVTYAPGTVRGLGGESLWLHCVSDGIPKPHIKWTTPGGSVLDRPQSNGKYTLHENGTLVIKEATAHDGGKYVCQAQNSVGQALITLPVRIVAYPPRITNRPPRSILTRTGVAFQLHCVALGVPKPEVTWEMPVHSWHSRAREGRSQGGEQLHLQGTLVLPNPQTWDSGLYRCTARNALGSDSAATYIQVI from the exons atgtaataaaatgcaaaaaagacaGAGGTACCTCTGGTCTGCAGCTGTGTCCTGCTTGCATGAACCCCCAGAGTGTTAAGGGCAGGCCCTTTGCTCTGGTCCCAGCTGCCACTTTCCTGTGTGTGAAGCCAACCATCAACCCGTCTCTGCAATCAAAGAGACCGATTGTTCCAGAAGACAGTGGTTCTGCCTCCATCTCTCCCCGAGACTTCCTGGCACCCCTCGGATCCCTAACTCTGAATATGACAGACCAGTTTGGAAACAAAGCTAACGTGGCCTGCAGCGTTCAGAAGCCCTCCACGACACGGCCCATGGCGTTCATTGAAGAAAACAACCACATCTTCCTCAATCTGTCACTTTCAACATTCCTGGTGTGCAACTTGGATCCCAGTGACATTCAGCCAGTGTGGCACATTCTGGCTTTGTACAGTGATGCCCCTCTGACACTGGAAAGGACCCGCTTGCCTCCTGAAACACCGCAGCTGCGCTACAAATACAGACAGGTGGCACCTAAGCCCGAAGACATCTTTACTAACGTGGAGGCCGACCTCAGAGCGGATCCCTCGTGGTTGATGCAGAACCGGATCTCTTTGCAGCTGAACAGAACTGCAACCACCCTGGGGACATTACAGATCCAGTTCGCAAGTGAGGCTCAAGTCACTTTACCAGCCACAGCGGGGGAGCCAGGGACACACAAGTGGACTATGATTTCAAGGAATAACGACACCAAGCTGGAGCACACCGTCCTGGTTGGTGGCACCATTGCTCTGGACTGCCCAGGCCAAGGGGAACCCAGCCCACACTTGGAGTGGCTTCTAGCCGATGGGAGCAAAGTGAGGGCCCCCTATGTTAGTGAGGATGGACGAATCCTCATAGACAAAGGTGGAAAGCTGGAACTCCAGATGGCCGATGGTTCTGACTCGGGCATGTACCACTGCGTAAGTACCAATTACGGTGACGCAGACGTCCTCAGCTACAGGATCACTGTGGTAGAGCCCCGCGTGCAGGCTCTTCCTGAACGGGGGGTTCGTCACACAGTTTTTGCTGGTGACACGCTTGATCTCCCATGCCATGCTACTGGGACCCCAGACGCCTCTGTTAGCTGGGTCCTTCCAGGAAGCTCTGTCCTCCATCAGTCCTCAGGAGGAAAGCAAATTCTTAACAATGGCACATTGAGAATCCCGCAGGTCACCCCAGAAGACCAAGGTCAGTATTGCTGTGTAGCAGCCAACCCTTCGGGGGTGGATTTTCTGCTTTATCAAGTTTCAGtcaaaatgaaaagtcaaaggCCATCAGAGCAGGAGGGGGATGCAGATGGATCTGGACTTGGGGAGCCCAGTCCCAGCTCTCGCCCTCAGGAGTCTGTGGTTGGTGGGCTCCCTCCGTCTGCTTCCTTGGGGACTCAGGCTAGGAGACCAGTCTCCAGAGCAAGTAAGAATGACAGAGGGGGGTTCACCCCGCTGCTGCGGGGAGGGTCAGCACACCGAGGCCTGAGGGAGCATAGGAGGCACTTTCCCCCCTCTGCACGGAGGATTGACCCACGACACTGGGCAGCTCTTTTGGAGAGAGCCAAAAAGAATACTGTGCCACAGAAACGGGAAAGCACCACGGCAGGGCCACCCACGCCAGGCTCCCGGCTCCTGAGCTCACCTGGCAAGGAAGAGGGCTCTTCGGGTGTGCTCCCCCCAGAAGAGGAGTCTTCGGGCCCCACAGCTCCCAGTGCTATGGCAAGGGTGGAGGCCACTGGCCCTGGAGGAATGGCCCCGAGCCCTGTGGCCAACAGAGCCTCTGACACAGAAGCCTCCCCCATGGTGAGTCCGCCTGTGCAGCCTGAAAACCCTACAGGTTTCAAGCAGTCCACCACTTATAAAACCACAGCCACACCCGAGGACCTAGATCCAAGTAGTTCAAGCCAAATGCACGGTGCAGCCAGCCAAAATCCAGCCGCTGTCTCTCCACCGATGCCCAGAACGACTGAATTTCAGGAGTCTGAGCAGATGGGGAGGTACGAGCATCTCCAAAAGGCTCCTCCAACAACACAGAGGACTGTGACCAGAGATGCCCTCATCAAAACGCTTAATAGCAATAACAGGGCTGATGTGGTCTTAGAGTCGGTAAATACCACAAACGGCCACCAGACACCAGTGACGGGAGCCAGTGAACCCAGGAGCGAGCAATCCTATTCTTACACTCTGCAAGGACTTAGCACCTCTAGGCTCCCTTCAGAGCCACACGTTACTGCTGATCCTTCATTTCAGGTTCCTAGAAGTAGCACTGCTGGCACCCCACTCCCAAGACGCTTTGGGCGGCGCAGGAAAATTTGGGGCAGAGGGCGAATTATTAGCCCATACAGGACTCCAGTTCTCCGACGGCACGGATACGGCATGGTGGGGCCTGCAGTCCGGGGCTCTGCTGAGGAAAGCACTACCACACCTTCAGCCTCAGAGCTCCCTGTGAGGTGCCTGTCCTGTCCTCCCACAGAGGCACTGGCCTCTGCTACAACAGCGACGTCTTCTCTAGGTCCTCCCCCCAGCACCCACCCTAACGCTGACGTCACCATGGTCACAGCAGATGGATCCACAACTCTAGCCCAGAATCCTTCATTATCTGAGAACAAAACAGAGGTGGATATTGATAAAACATTGCCCACAATAAAATATGTCAGTGCTGAAAGTAGCCACGGGGCCCCCACTGCAGCCACGactcctgcccccacctccacacctcTGAATCAACCTCTCCTAGCAGATAATAGTTCCCTGAGTGTATCCACCACCAGCGAAGCCAGAGGACAGTCGGGGATTACACCACCTCTTCCAGGTCCTGTCATCAAGCCACCAGTGCCCACGGCTCTGCCCACTACAAGATTCTCAATAAGGAAAATCCCCTGGCATCAGATCTTTGTAAATAACTATAAACAAAAAGGGATATTAAAGAATCTGCGTACGTTTGGTTTACAGAAAAGTACAGCTACGATGCTTCCTAGAATATCTCCTGCTCTACCCACAAATCACATTCCTGGCTTCCCTCCTGCAACGTTCTCAGCAAGGCTGATGCAGATTCCACCTGTAACACTGGCTGCCACCCACCACAACACCAGCAAAACCCCCAGATCTGGACACCACCCCACAGGGAGGGAGCTGCTCTTCCCATCCTCCCACTCCCTGcttcccactcccacccccagagAATCGAGCACACTTGGCTTCCAACCAGTGCAAACAGCCTCCCTGACAGGTGCCCCCACTGCTCCCACATCTGTCATTATCTATAAGACCCAAACAACAGGACCCAGGTCCCCAGAATATCCAGGAGAACAAGAGCCTCGGAGGAACAGGAATGACCCGAGCATCTCTCCAGGCCAGAGTGCTGACCTGCCTCTCTCCGCCACCGTGACACCTGTTCCAGCCATAGCTGAAACTTCCCTTGAGCCTGGCGTCTCTGCTTTCACTCCCCCACCGCTGGAAGACACAGGTGGGATTTCAAGCACAACTGGTCTTCACTCAAGAACCCTTCCCCTGACAGGTGTACCTGAAGGGCCGCCCCAAGAGACCACCCAGACTCTGAGGAGCACAACTGCTTCCAAAATGTTGGTGTCCAGCAAATCACCCCAAAGTACGGCAGCCAGGAAAATCAGTGTTGGACCCTCAAGCAAGCCACCATTCCTGAGCAGCCGTGGTCCTCTAGTGCCGATTcccacctccctgccccccacGCAAACTGTAGTTACTGACAGATTGGCAACTCCCATCTTCAAGATGAGGACAGATACAGTGGTCACCTTGAACAAGTCCTTGAGGCATGATGCTGATCTACAGCAATTAGCAGCAGCCGTCACAGCACCTCCCCAGCAGCCAGATGCCAAACTTGTGACTGGAGTGGCCCACTTCACCAACCCCAGCTGGGGACGCCCTACTCTCACCCCGAGACCAAGATCGATAACAATTAAGTCTCAGGATTCCAAATGGACTCCCTTGTCCTGGCCAGAAAACCAGTTTGGGCCCAAGTTATACCCAGAAATTGCAGGCAAAGGTAAAAATCCAGTCCCAAGTGAGTTGCCCACTCTGAGCTTACCAGAGGCCACCTCTCAGACTTCAAACTGGGATGGACAGAAGACGGATAAGAAAGCTAGtcaaaaaatcatgactttccagCTCCTTCCCTCTGACTCTTTGTTGAGGAGTATGTTTGAAAAGCCCAGAATAGTTGGAGGAAACGCTGCCAGCTTCACGGTTCCTGCGCACTCGGACGCCTTTCTCCCCTGCACAGCCGTTGGGAACCCCCCGCCCACCGTCCACTGGATCAGAGTCTCATCAG GACTTGAATTGTCTAAGAGGAAACAGAATAGCAGGTTCCAGGTACACCCCAATGGCACTCTGTCTATCCAGAGGGTCAGCATTCAGGACCGTGGACAGTACCTTTGCTCAGCGTCCAACCCATTTGGCACGGACCACCTTCATGTCACCTTGTCCGTGGTTTCCTATCCCCCCAGGATCCTGGAGAGACGCACTGAAGAGATCACGGTCTATTCTGGAAGCACCGTGGAGCTGACGTGCAGAGCAGAGGGTAGGCCCAGTCCTAGGGTCTCCTGGATTCTTGCAAACCAGTCAGTGGTCTCTGAGTCGTCCACAGGAAATAGACAGGCCCTGGTGACCGCCGACGGAGCTCTAGTCATCCGAAAGCTGAGCATTTACGACCGTGGCTTTTACAAGTGTGTGGCCAGCAACTCCGCTGGCCAGGATTCACGGCTGGTTAGGGTACAAGTCATCGCGGCTCCCCCAGTCATTCTAGAGCAGAAGAGGCAAGTCCTCGTGGGGCGTCTGGGGGAGAGCTTGGAACTGCCCTGCACTGCAGAAGGGACTCCTCAGCCCCTCGTTCACTGGGTCCTCGCCGACGGCACTGAAATAAAACCCCTGCAGGCCTCTAGTGCCAAGTGGTTCTTAGGTGCCAATGGGACTCTGCACATCAGCAACCTAGCCCCTGCTGACAGGGGCACTTACGAGTGCATTGCCACCAGCTCCACTGGCTCGGAGAGAAGGGTGGTGACGCTCAGAGTGGAGGGGCAGGAGACCAGCCCCAGAATAGAGGTCGCCTCCCCAAGGTGGACAGAGGTGAACCTGGGGGATGAACTGCTACTGAACTGCTCAGCTGCTGGGGAGCCCACACCCAAGATAATCTGGAGGCTTCCATCCAGGGCGGTGGTCGACCAGTGGCACAG GATGGGCAGCCGACTGCACGTCTACCCAAATGGGTCCCTGTTTATTGGATCTGTGACAGAAAAAGACGGCGGTGACTATTTGTGCGTGGCCAGGAACGGCGCGGGGGACGACCTGACCCTGATGCACGTCAGCCTGAGGCTGAAGCCTGCCAAGATCCACCACAAGCCACACTTTAGAAAGCAAGTGCTCCAGGGGCGGGACTTCCAGGTGGACTGCAAGGCCTCCGGCTCCCCCGAGCCCGAGATCTCCTGGAGTCTGCCAAACGGACGAAAGATCAACCAGGCTGTGCCAGCCCGGGACAGCGGCCACAGGGCCCGCAGGTACACCCTTTTTGACAACGGGACCTTGTACTTCCACAAAGTCGGGATCACTGAGGAAGGAGACTACACGTGCCATGCCCAGAACACCCTGGGGAAGGACGAAATGAGGGTCCACCTCACCGTGCTCACAGCTGCCCCTCGCATAAGGCGGGGGTACCAGACCAACGTGAGGCTCCAAGCTGGGGACACGGCCGTCCTTGACTGTGAGGTGGTGGGAGAGCCTAAGCCAGGAACGTTCTGGCTGCTGCCATCTGGCGACACGATTTCCTCCTCCAGTGGTAGGTACACGGTTCACGCGAATGGGTCTCTGTCCGTCAGCAAGGTGAGGTCGCTGGATTCTGGAGAGTACGTGTGTGTGGCCCAGAACCCCAGTGGGCATGACACCGAAACGTACACAGTGGCCGTCGACTGCAGGCCCCCAATGATCAACGACATCTATGCCAACAAGACGGTCATAAAAACCACGGCCGTCAGGCATTCCAAAAAACACCTGCACTGCAGAGCCGAAGGGACGCCACCGCCCCAGGTCATGTGGGTCATGCCGGACAGCATCGTCCTCACAGCCCCGTACTATGGCAGCAGAGTCACAGTCCATGCCAACGGAACCCTGGAAATCCGGAACGTGAGGCTTTCTGACTCTGCCGAGTTCATCTGTGTGGCTCGGAACGAAGGGGGAGAGAGCAAGCTGGTGGTGCAGTTAGAGGTCCTGGAGATGCTCAGGAGACCCACTTTCAGAAACCCCTTGAATGAAAAAGTGGTTGCCCAGCTGGGACAGCCCACAGCCCTGAACTGCTCTGTGGATGGCAACCCGCCTCCTGAAATTATCTGGATTCTCCCCAACGGCACCCAGTTTTCTAACGGACCACACCTCTCTCCATATCTGGTAGCAAGCAATGGCTCCCTCCTCATTCATAAGACAACTCGGAAAGAAGCAGGAAGATATCGGTGTGCAGCTAGGAACCAAGTGGGCTACATTGAGAAACTGATCATACTGGAGATTGGGCAGAAGCCCGTTATTGTGACGTATGCACCAGGGACTGTAAGGGGCCTCGGTGGGGAATCTCTATGGCTGCATTGTGTGTCTGATGGAATCCCAAAGCCACACATCAAATGGACCACACCAGGTGGTTCTGTGCTAGACAGGCCTCAAAGTAATGGCAAGTACACCCTGCATGAAAATGGCACCTTGGTCATCAAGGAAGCAACGGCCCACGACGGGGGGAAGTATGTTTGTCAGGCACAAAACAGCGTTGGCCAGGCACTGATCACTCTTCCAGTGAGGATTGTGGCCTACCCGCCCCGAATTACAAACCGCCCTCCCAGGAGTATCCTCACAAGGACAGGAGTGGCCTTTCAGCTGCACTGTGTGGCCCTGGGAGTCCCCAAGCCGGAAGTTACCTGGGAAATGCCTGTCCACTCCTGGCACTCAAGGGCAAGAGAAGGGAGGAGCCAGGGGGGCGAGCAGCTTCACCTGCAAGGCACCCTAGTCCTTCCGAATCCCCAGACCTGGGACTCGGGGCTGTACAGGTGCACAGCCAGGAACGCCCTCGGTAGTGACTCTGCAGCAACTTACATTCAAGTCATCTGA